A genomic segment from Streptomyces sp. NBC_00459 encodes:
- a CDS encoding FG-GAP-like repeat-containing protein — protein sequence MARRRRTAAASRGLIAALAVLTVTAGPGPLSVPAGAETTAAAGGADTVFQSDRYVPRHDRLYSAGPSGYLHAQEGRSGYLWTSYGTGTTTELGELPRVESAAYLGSSSDTVTDVVSSAEKVVLRDMAAGTSTDVAITHGTYWGTYGRHVLAQARDTAGNRMLWLYGDGAPAEGTTVDGWPTGITANFTVLGGDSGTAVISYALAGQRHLALVDLAAAKVTGDVVVSAAPTAVALSADRLVWYATVTTAHVLDRADLSAAETTVPLPGTGGNPYVGIAGRWLVVARSAPASSDLGDVSGRPLMAVPLAGGDALTLLRHANTSVTPTPDGGLLVAGGTDSAHWAVRKLSDTGAGTPTLTEVTAVPPVAAEIDRLSLQNGNLATDEADSSAYPSFFTRRISTTGTSYSAGPRTWHMFSTYGRTGPYSTGDGRTLVVHPDSAPDGPGSSVQSLDATDSAGFFFPSTAGTVLDATGRYAIVNGTSPAKQYVGDLGVYTDLKPILTRSVTAASVWGATLWTPGTAKGVVNARDVRTNKTTDTVNTGAPCTPKELQAVGRWLYWSCGPTASAGVWDRTTKKNIPVPSGEALLGDGYLVRHDTSAGALLLTDFADGSAATRKIGDLAAGNSSLRGATWTVDKFGGPAAYVDADRRIHLVPSGVAPQPLGLVESEATDNKHEGDGDTNPWWQWRGVLSRPAASWKATITSRATGALIRTYTGGEADSAPTVRWNLRDSAGVLVPNGAYTFKLTAPPADGSGAALTMSRTVNISTAVPVRHDYINNSWEPDGIGDVVGLKPSGVISYIPGNGKGAFGTTMSASGWPSTVTLVPFGDLNGDRDNDILVRYTSGELRAYRTGHARTFTTSTSYTSFGKGWNQYNLLTYPGDITGDGRPDLIARKASTGEVFLYKGAGGNRLAARVRIAANWSGYKKIVGVGDLNGDGHGDLLAQDTSNTLWRYEGTGTGGFSARVKVAADWGSNYNAVIGIGDITGDARSDIVSRDTAGNVWRNSGNGKGSFGPRTRIATGWQAYKGLY from the coding sequence ACCGTCTTCCAGTCGGACCGGTACGTCCCGCGCCACGACCGCCTGTACTCCGCCGGTCCGAGCGGCTACCTCCACGCGCAGGAAGGCCGGTCCGGCTACCTCTGGACCTCGTACGGCACCGGTACGACCACTGAGCTGGGCGAACTGCCCCGGGTGGAGTCGGCCGCGTACCTCGGCTCGTCGTCCGACACCGTGACCGACGTCGTCTCGTCGGCCGAGAAGGTCGTCCTGCGGGACATGGCCGCCGGTACCAGCACCGACGTCGCGATCACCCACGGCACGTACTGGGGCACGTACGGCAGACACGTACTGGCCCAGGCCCGGGACACGGCCGGCAACCGGATGCTGTGGCTGTACGGAGACGGGGCGCCCGCCGAAGGCACGACGGTCGACGGCTGGCCCACCGGAATCACCGCCAACTTCACCGTCCTGGGCGGCGACAGCGGCACCGCTGTCATCAGCTACGCCCTCGCCGGCCAACGGCACCTGGCGCTGGTGGACCTGGCCGCCGCGAAAGTCACCGGTGACGTGGTGGTGTCCGCCGCTCCGACGGCCGTAGCGCTGAGCGCGGACCGGCTGGTGTGGTACGCCACCGTCACCACCGCCCACGTTCTGGACCGCGCCGACCTCTCGGCCGCCGAGACGACGGTGCCCCTGCCCGGCACCGGAGGCAACCCCTATGTGGGCATCGCCGGCCGCTGGCTGGTGGTCGCCCGTTCCGCGCCGGCTTCCAGCGACCTGGGCGACGTGTCCGGCCGACCGCTCATGGCCGTTCCGCTGGCGGGCGGCGACGCGCTCACCCTCCTCCGGCACGCGAACACGTCGGTCACCCCGACGCCCGACGGCGGCCTCCTGGTCGCGGGCGGCACCGACTCCGCGCACTGGGCGGTACGGAAGCTCTCCGACACGGGGGCAGGGACACCGACGCTGACGGAGGTGACCGCCGTTCCGCCGGTGGCCGCGGAGATCGACCGGCTGTCGCTGCAGAACGGCAACCTGGCCACCGACGAGGCCGACAGCAGCGCCTACCCGAGCTTCTTCACCCGGCGGATCTCGACGACGGGTACGTCCTATTCGGCGGGCCCGCGGACCTGGCACATGTTCAGCACCTATGGGAGGACGGGCCCGTACTCCACCGGGGACGGGCGCACGCTGGTGGTCCACCCCGACTCCGCCCCCGACGGGCCGGGCTCGTCGGTCCAGTCCCTCGACGCCACCGACAGCGCGGGATTCTTCTTCCCCTCGACCGCCGGAACCGTCCTCGACGCCACCGGCCGCTACGCGATCGTCAACGGCACCTCCCCCGCCAAGCAGTACGTCGGCGACCTCGGCGTCTACACCGACCTCAAGCCCATCCTCACCCGCTCCGTCACCGCCGCCTCCGTCTGGGGAGCCACGCTGTGGACCCCGGGCACCGCCAAGGGTGTCGTCAACGCGCGGGACGTGCGGACCAACAAGACCACCGACACCGTGAACACCGGCGCCCCCTGCACGCCCAAGGAACTCCAGGCCGTGGGCCGCTGGCTCTACTGGTCCTGCGGCCCGACCGCCTCGGCCGGCGTCTGGGACCGTACGACGAAGAAGAACATCCCGGTGCCGTCCGGCGAGGCGCTCCTCGGCGACGGCTATCTCGTACGCCACGACACCTCGGCCGGAGCCCTTCTCCTCACCGACTTCGCCGACGGCAGCGCGGCCACCCGGAAGATCGGCGACCTGGCGGCTGGCAACTCCAGTCTGCGTGGGGCGACTTGGACCGTCGACAAGTTCGGCGGCCCGGCGGCCTACGTCGACGCGGACCGGCGGATCCACCTGGTGCCCAGCGGGGTCGCGCCCCAGCCGCTCGGCCTCGTCGAGTCCGAGGCGACCGACAACAAGCACGAGGGCGACGGGGACACCAACCCGTGGTGGCAGTGGCGCGGAGTGTTGAGCAGGCCCGCCGCCTCCTGGAAGGCCACGATCACCAGCAGGGCCACCGGTGCCCTGATCCGTACGTACACCGGCGGCGAGGCGGACAGCGCGCCGACGGTCCGCTGGAACCTGCGCGACAGCGCGGGCGTGCTGGTGCCCAACGGCGCCTACACGTTCAAGCTGACGGCCCCGCCGGCCGACGGCTCCGGAGCGGCGCTGACGATGTCACGCACGGTGAACATCTCCACCGCTGTCCCCGTCCGCCACGACTACATCAACAACTCCTGGGAGCCCGACGGCATCGGCGACGTCGTCGGCCTCAAGCCGTCCGGTGTCATCAGCTACATCCCGGGCAACGGCAAGGGCGCGTTCGGCACCACCATGTCGGCCTCGGGCTGGCCCTCGACGGTGACCCTGGTCCCGTTCGGCGACCTGAACGGCGACCGCGACAACGACATCCTCGTCCGCTACACCAGCGGTGAACTGCGCGCCTACCGGACCGGACACGCGCGGACCTTCACCACCAGCACCTCGTACACCTCGTTCGGCAAGGGCTGGAACCAGTACAACCTGCTGACCTACCCGGGCGACATCACCGGCGACGGCCGCCCCGACCTGATCGCACGCAAGGCGTCCACCGGCGAGGTGTTCCTCTACAAGGGGGCCGGCGGGAACAGGCTGGCGGCACGCGTCCGCATCGCCGCGAACTGGTCGGGCTACAAGAAGATCGTGGGCGTCGGCGACCTCAACGGCGACGGCCACGGCGACCTGCTGGCCCAGGACACGTCCAACACCCTCTGGCGGTACGAGGGGACCGGCACCGGCGGCTTCAGCGCGCGGGTGAAGGTCGCCGCCGACTGGGGCTCGAACTACAACGCCGTCATCGGCATCGGCGACATCACCGGCGATGCCAGGTCGGACATCGTCTCCCGGGACACGGCCGGCAACGTGTGGCGCAACTCCGGCAACGGCAAGGGGTCGTTCGGGCCCCGTACGAGGATCGCGACGGGCTGGCAGGCGTACAAGGGCCTTTACTGA
- a CDS encoding family 2A encapsulin nanocompartment cargo protein cysteine desulfurase, producing MTTPPATGNEAAPAWLPDEATLNRLAGEFFRALPGQSPDAEAPVFDGLPTSSQVPVPEGSSGGPSAGTRSSVPDVPPTGTRAPALGGTSGAGRVPVRDGSSAGTRASGPDGSSGWPVPAGLPAADPPPGAPTAGMSPPAGPPPTSAPAAYAASAPGLAGPTPGLPALPVTPVAPGPPAAAPMSAPAQLAGPGQFYFLNEAPGFPAEAPGLPGFGHLGLPPLPDPAAPTATTAPYYFVQEGSAPGVPGAPGAPVGLPLDQHPAFDVRAVRRDFPILSELVNGRPLIWLDNAATTQKPQAVIDRLVEFYSRENSNIHRAAHELAARATDAYEGARKTVARFIGAGSAEEIVFVRGTTEAINLVAKAWGPKNLRAGDEIVISYLEHHANIVPWQMLAQQTGAVIKVIPVDDSGQLLLDAYTDLLSDRTKLVAVTQMSNALGTVVPVEKIIELGHRAGARVLVDAAQSIPHLPIDVRALDADFLVFSGHKLFGPTGIGVLYAKREILEDMPPWEGGGNMIADVTFERAVYQPPPNRFEAGTGNIADAVGLAAAIDYVERIGLPNIGAYEHTLVEHATEGLCGVPGLRLIGTAPHKASIVSFVLDGYEPAEVGTALNEEGIAVRSGHHCAQPILRRYGVEATVRPSFAFYNTHEEVDTLVAAVHRLADQRGGRLR from the coding sequence ATGACTACGCCCCCAGCTACCGGTAACGAAGCCGCCCCGGCGTGGCTGCCGGACGAGGCGACGCTGAACCGGCTGGCCGGGGAGTTCTTCCGAGCTCTCCCCGGGCAGTCGCCGGACGCAGAGGCCCCGGTCTTCGACGGCCTGCCGACGAGCTCACAGGTTCCGGTGCCTGAGGGTTCGTCGGGCGGTCCGTCGGCGGGCACGCGGTCTTCGGTTCCCGACGTCCCGCCGACGGGCACTCGGGCTCCGGCCCTCGGCGGGACGTCGGGAGCCGGCCGGGTTCCGGTGCGCGACGGTTCGTCGGCGGGCACGCGGGCTTCCGGGCCCGACGGCTCGTCGGGGTGGCCGGTACCGGCCGGTCTGCCGGCCGCGGATCCGCCGCCTGGGGCGCCGACCGCGGGGATGAGCCCGCCGGCCGGGCCACCGCCGACCAGCGCCCCCGCCGCCTACGCGGCGAGTGCGCCCGGCCTTGCCGGACCCACCCCGGGGCTGCCTGCCCTGCCGGTGACGCCGGTGGCACCCGGGCCGCCGGCCGCCGCACCGATGTCCGCACCGGCCCAGCTCGCGGGCCCCGGGCAGTTCTACTTCCTCAATGAGGCCCCCGGGTTCCCCGCCGAGGCGCCGGGGCTTCCCGGCTTCGGGCATCTGGGGCTGCCACCCCTGCCCGATCCCGCGGCACCGACGGCGACGACCGCGCCGTACTACTTCGTCCAGGAGGGCAGCGCACCCGGCGTACCGGGCGCACCCGGCGCACCGGTGGGGCTGCCGCTCGACCAGCATCCGGCGTTCGACGTGCGGGCGGTCCGCCGGGACTTCCCGATCCTGTCCGAGCTGGTCAACGGCCGTCCGCTGATCTGGCTGGACAACGCCGCGACCACACAGAAGCCGCAGGCGGTGATCGACCGGCTCGTCGAGTTCTACTCGCGGGAGAACTCCAACATCCACCGGGCGGCGCACGAGCTGGCCGCCCGGGCGACGGATGCCTACGAGGGTGCCAGGAAGACCGTCGCCCGGTTCATCGGGGCGGGCTCCGCCGAGGAGATCGTGTTCGTCCGGGGCACCACCGAGGCGATCAACCTGGTCGCCAAGGCATGGGGGCCCAAGAACCTCCGGGCCGGTGACGAGATCGTCATCTCCTACCTGGAGCACCACGCCAACATCGTGCCCTGGCAGATGCTGGCGCAGCAGACCGGCGCCGTGATCAAGGTGATCCCGGTCGACGACTCCGGGCAGCTCCTGCTCGACGCGTACACCGACCTGCTGTCCGATCGCACCAAGCTGGTCGCGGTCACCCAGATGTCCAACGCGCTCGGCACCGTCGTACCGGTCGAGAAGATCATCGAGCTCGGGCACCGGGCCGGGGCACGTGTGCTGGTCGACGCGGCGCAGTCGATCCCGCATCTGCCGATCGATGTCAGGGCGCTGGACGCGGACTTCCTGGTCTTCTCCGGGCACAAGCTGTTCGGGCCGACCGGGATCGGGGTGCTCTACGCCAAGCGGGAGATCCTGGAGGACATGCCTCCGTGGGAGGGCGGCGGCAACATGATCGCCGACGTCACCTTCGAGCGGGCCGTCTATCAACCGCCGCCGAACCGCTTCGAGGCGGGCACCGGAAACATCGCCGACGCGGTGGGGCTGGCCGCGGCCATCGACTACGTCGAGCGCATCGGCCTGCCCAACATCGGCGCCTACGAACACACCCTGGTCGAGCACGCCACCGAGGGCCTGTGCGGGGTGCCCGGGCTCCGGCTGATCGGCACGGCCCCGCACAAGGCGAGCATCGTGTCGTTCGTACTGGACGGCTACGAACCCGCCGAGGTGGGCACGGCGCTCAACGAGGAGGGCATCGCGGTGCGTTCGGGCCACCACTGCGCGCAGCCGATCCTGCGCAGGTACGGCGTGGAGGCCACCGTCCGGCCGTCGTTCGCCTTCTACAACACGCACGAGGAGGTGGACACGCTGGTCGCGGCGGTCCATCGGCTCGCGGACCAGCGAGGCGGGCGCCTCCGCTAG
- a CDS encoding family 2A encapsulin nanocompartment shell protein: MTTAVNPPSRSMSVSDNAARTLANATKTVPQMASITPRWLTHLMSWVPVEAGIYRVNRVVHPESVQIECDTNDESPLPDTFVDYSQEPREYRLKAVQTVLDLHTRIADLYSSPHDQTAQQLRLTIEAVKEHQEGELINSPEYGMLSSVAPTQRISTLTGPPTPDDLDALITKVWKQPAFFLTHPEGIAAFGRECTRRGVPPATVSMFGSQFLTWRGLPIIPSDKVPLENGKTKFLLLRTGESRQGVVGLFQPGLAGEQGMGLSVRFMQIDRSAIASYLVSLYCSLAVLTEDALAVLDDVEVDKFHDYAPSYR, from the coding sequence ATGACCACGGCTGTGAATCCACCGTCGCGATCGATGTCGGTGAGCGACAACGCGGCGCGGACCCTGGCGAACGCCACCAAGACCGTTCCGCAGATGGCCTCCATCACGCCTCGCTGGCTGACGCACCTGATGTCCTGGGTGCCGGTCGAGGCAGGCATCTACCGGGTGAACAGGGTCGTTCACCCCGAGTCGGTGCAGATCGAGTGCGACACCAATGACGAGTCGCCGCTCCCCGACACCTTCGTCGACTACTCGCAGGAGCCCCGGGAGTACCGGCTCAAGGCCGTCCAGACGGTCCTGGACCTGCACACCCGGATCGCCGACCTGTACTCCAGCCCGCACGACCAGACCGCACAGCAGCTGCGGCTGACCATCGAGGCGGTGAAGGAGCACCAGGAGGGCGAGCTGATCAACAGCCCGGAGTACGGGATGCTGAGCAGCGTGGCGCCCACGCAACGCATCTCCACGCTGACGGGGCCGCCCACGCCGGACGACCTGGACGCCCTGATCACGAAGGTGTGGAAGCAGCCGGCCTTCTTCCTCACCCACCCGGAGGGGATCGCCGCGTTCGGCAGGGAGTGCACCCGGCGCGGTGTTCCGCCGGCCACGGTGAGCATGTTCGGCTCGCAGTTCCTGACCTGGCGCGGGCTGCCGATCATCCCCTCGGACAAGGTCCCGCTGGAGAACGGGAAGACCAAGTTCCTGCTGCTGCGCACCGGTGAGTCGCGCCAGGGCGTGGTCGGACTGTTCCAGCCCGGGCTCGCGGGCGAGCAGGGGATGGGGCTGTCGGTGCGCTTCATGCAGATCGACCGCAGTGCCATCGCCTCCTACCTGGTCTCCCTGTACTGCTCGCTCGCGGTGCTCACCGAGGACGCGCTCGCCGTGCTCGACGACGTCGAGGTGGACAAGTTCCATGACTACGCCCCCAGCTACCGGTAA
- a CDS encoding LysR family transcriptional regulator yields MIDLSRLRVLVAVAREGSITAAAEALHYAQPSVSHQLAKLEAEVGVPLLQRMGRGIRLTDAGRLLVDRAESILEQVESVHAELDELAGLRTGRVRLAAFPSALATLVPLAAARVTAEHPGIELILREAEPPDALSALRNNDVDVALIFEHGDPPQRDRRDTTMTSLLDEPLYMVTPADRTWDGPRAELATYAGTRWIAGCERCREHLIAACGRAGFSPVVEFETDDYVAVQALVAAGLGVSLLPGLTLLANRHPGVRLDRIPGMRRQVVAAVYGKPPASQPAQVFLDALKATLAEPDWPS; encoded by the coding sequence ATGATCGACCTGAGTCGACTGCGCGTGCTGGTGGCTGTCGCCCGTGAAGGTTCGATCACGGCTGCCGCCGAGGCCCTGCACTACGCTCAGCCGTCGGTGAGCCATCAGCTCGCCAAGCTTGAGGCCGAGGTCGGCGTACCGCTGTTGCAGCGGATGGGGCGCGGTATCCGGCTCACCGACGCGGGCCGACTCCTGGTGGACCGTGCCGAGTCGATCCTCGAACAGGTCGAGTCGGTGCACGCCGAACTGGACGAACTGGCCGGGCTGCGCACCGGCCGGGTCCGCCTGGCCGCCTTTCCCTCGGCGCTGGCCACCCTGGTGCCACTCGCCGCCGCCCGTGTCACCGCCGAGCATCCCGGCATCGAGCTCATCCTGCGCGAGGCCGAACCCCCGGACGCGCTCAGCGCCCTGCGCAACAACGACGTCGACGTGGCGCTGATCTTCGAGCACGGCGACCCGCCCCAGCGCGACCGCCGCGACACCACCATGACATCGCTCCTCGACGAGCCGCTGTACATGGTCACACCGGCGGACCGCACCTGGGACGGCCCCCGGGCGGAGCTGGCGACCTACGCCGGCACCCGCTGGATCGCCGGCTGCGAACGTTGCCGCGAACATCTCATCGCGGCCTGCGGACGGGCCGGTTTCTCGCCGGTCGTCGAGTTCGAGACCGACGACTACGTCGCCGTACAGGCGCTTGTCGCGGCCGGCCTGGGCGTGAGTCTGCTGCCCGGCCTCACCCTCCTCGCCAACAGGCACCCAGGGGTCAGGCTGGACCGGATCCCCGGCATGCGCAGACAGGTCGTGGCCGCCGTGTACGGCAAACCGCCCGCGTCCCAACCCGCCCAGGTGTTCCTCGACGCGCTCAAGGCGACCCTGGCCGAACCGGACTGGCCGTCCTGA